The proteins below come from a single Streptomyces sp. MRC013 genomic window:
- a CDS encoding GNAT family N-acetyltransferase, with protein sequence MTYLIRPVRAGEWREARALRLDALRDPAAPLAFLDTYEAAAARPEAYWRERTESTAEGSGTGRQVVAVAPDGRWVGSVTALLEPRGREVLFGAVPEVDQVHLVGVYLRPGARGGGVAEKLLGAAVDWAWSLRDPVVRRARLYVHERNGRAVALYRKAAFLPSGRTLPVEGEPGVVEREYEVWRPDGCAGGEGQPGR encoded by the coding sequence ATGACGTACCTGATACGCCCCGTGCGGGCCGGGGAATGGCGTGAGGCCCGTGCTCTGCGGCTGGACGCGCTGAGGGATCCGGCGGCGCCGCTCGCCTTTCTGGACACGTACGAGGCCGCCGCAGCGCGGCCCGAAGCGTACTGGCGGGAGCGGACCGAGAGCACCGCCGAGGGCAGTGGGACGGGGCGGCAGGTGGTGGCCGTCGCGCCGGACGGGCGGTGGGTCGGGTCGGTGACCGCGTTGCTCGAGCCGCGGGGCCGGGAGGTGCTGTTCGGTGCGGTGCCGGAGGTGGACCAGGTGCACCTCGTCGGCGTCTACCTGCGGCCCGGGGCGAGGGGTGGCGGTGTGGCGGAGAAGCTGCTGGGGGCGGCCGTGGACTGGGCGTGGTCGCTGCGGGACCCGGTGGTGCGGCGGGCGCGGCTGTACGTGCACGAGCGGAACGGGCGGGCGGTGGCGCTGTACCGGAAGGCGGCGTTCCTGCCGAGCGGGCGGACCCTGCCGGTGGAGGGGGAGCCGGGTGTGGTGGAGCGGGAGTACGAGGTGTGGCGGCCGGACGGGTGCGCGGGCGGCGAGGGGCAGCCGGGACGGTAG
- a CDS encoding type IV secretory system conjugative DNA transfer family protein: MDRAPDVRGPGRGGAAERGIPDGLLMALLGLLLGVTLAAWTATGLAGLFTHGSWPRGATFARTPLALRHLLTAPQDLAGAWPLTPADQLPGPGVFWGLLIGELMVAAVLAVFVVGTVARWRAVRAAARARRPARPAAAAACAATPRATAPAAPPEPAGPTPAATATPAPGSTSAPAPESVPGPRTTPTATAPDASGPRAPAAALPTPRTPAPLLLYGDRATRRPHALRAVLDAEGPALVVTSDPTLWADTKDARAELGPVVLYDPGHLCDTPARLHWSPADGCEDTATAASRAAALLAPVRPSARLDAAVADTAETLLHCWLHAAAVDGRPFKQVHRWAQHHGAAHEPVRVLRTHPKATNSHAGLLESALTAHPERREAARALTLRALSALSSVHIREACTANRTDALALESFAVEGGTLYVVGEPIEAPRTDPGAMPLLTALTSHVVEHGRRMAARSSDGRLDPPMTLVLDDVAAVAPVPRLPELLATGHDRGLPPLALLRSREQARARWREPLTAPTP; this comes from the coding sequence GTGGACCGCGCACCGGACGTACGCGGCCCGGGCCGGGGCGGAGCCGCCGAGCGGGGCATCCCCGACGGACTGCTCATGGCACTGCTGGGGCTCCTGCTCGGCGTGACGCTGGCGGCGTGGACGGCGACCGGCCTGGCCGGGCTGTTCACGCACGGCTCCTGGCCGCGCGGCGCCACCTTCGCCCGCACCCCGCTGGCCCTGCGCCACCTGCTCACCGCCCCGCAGGACCTGGCGGGCGCGTGGCCGCTGACGCCGGCCGACCAGCTCCCCGGCCCCGGGGTGTTCTGGGGACTGCTGATCGGCGAACTGATGGTGGCCGCGGTGCTGGCCGTGTTCGTCGTGGGTACGGTGGCCCGCTGGCGGGCGGTACGGGCGGCGGCCCGCGCCCGGCGCCCCGCCCGTCCGGCCGCGGCGGCGGCCTGCGCGGCCACGCCCCGGGCCACCGCCCCGGCCGCCCCTCCGGAGCCGGCCGGCCCCACGCCCGCCGCCACGGCCACCCCCGCACCCGGTTCCACGTCCGCACCCGCACCGGAATCCGTACCCGGGCCCCGTACGACGCCGACCGCGACCGCACCGGACGCCTCCGGCCCGCGCGCCCCCGCCGCCGCCCTCCCCACACCCCGCACCCCGGCACCCCTCCTCCTCTACGGCGACCGCGCCACCCGCCGCCCGCACGCCCTCCGGGCCGTCCTGGACGCCGAAGGCCCCGCCCTCGTCGTCACGTCCGACCCCACCCTGTGGGCGGACACCAAGGACGCGCGCGCCGAACTCGGTCCGGTCGTCCTCTACGACCCCGGCCACCTCTGCGACACCCCGGCACGCCTCCACTGGTCGCCCGCGGACGGCTGCGAGGACACCGCCACGGCGGCGTCCCGCGCCGCCGCGCTCCTCGCCCCCGTACGCCCCTCGGCCCGTCTGGACGCCGCCGTCGCCGACACGGCCGAGACCCTGCTGCACTGCTGGCTGCACGCCGCGGCCGTCGACGGCCGGCCGTTCAAGCAGGTGCACCGCTGGGCGCAGCACCACGGCGCGGCCCACGAGCCGGTGCGCGTCCTCCGTACCCACCCCAAGGCCACCAACAGCCACGCGGGCCTCCTGGAGTCGGCGCTCACCGCGCACCCCGAACGCCGCGAGGCCGCACGGGCGCTGACGCTCCGTGCCCTCTCCGCCCTCTCCTCGGTCCACATCCGCGAGGCGTGCACCGCGAACCGAACCGACGCGCTCGCCCTGGAATCATTCGCCGTCGAAGGGGGAACGCTCTACGTGGTGGGCGAGCCGATCGAGGCGCCACGGACCGACCCCGGGGCGATGCCCCTCCTCACCGCCCTCACCTCGCACGTGGTCGAGCACGGCCGCCGCATGGCCGCACGGTCATCCGACGGTCGGCTCGACCCACCAATGACCCTCGTCCTCGACGACGTGGCCGCCGTCGCCCCCGTCCCCCGCCTCCCGGAACTCCTCGCCACCGGCCACGACCGGGGCCTCCCCCCCCTCGCACTGCTCCGCTCCCGGGAGCAGGCCCGCGCCCGCTGGCGAGAACCCCTCACCGCACCGACCCCCTGA
- a CDS encoding ATP-binding protein: MRDPLSVLTDAFTSFLFGKVETTRLPVRTSTGQAQAVYLPTAAPGLGDSGVIIGREVYSGKGYIYDPFQLYGQQLPAPHWLVLGESGNGKSALEKTYVLRQLRFRDRQVVVLDAQGEDGVGEWNLIAEQLGITPVRLDPMAALDDGIRLNPLDPSITTTGQLALLRTIIEVAMGHGLDERSGFALKVAHAYVNETVTDRQPVLTDIVEQLRHPEPESAEAMNVDIDDVRAWGLDVALVLDRLVDGDLRGMFDGPTTVGIDLDAPLIVFDLSHIDRNSIAMPILMAIVGVWLEHTWIRPDRKKRIFLVEEAWHIINSPFVAQLFQRLLKFGRRLGLSFVAVVHHLSDVVDGAAAREAAAILKMASTRTVYAQKADEARATGRVLGLPRWAVEIIPTLTPGIAVWDVNGNVQVVKHLITEAERPLVYTDRAMTESAPPELPEDVKAAEWEAEQRAALMERQMNGSPESTVA, encoded by the coding sequence ATGCGCGATCCGCTGTCCGTCCTCACCGACGCCTTCACCTCCTTCCTCTTCGGGAAGGTGGAGACCACCCGCCTGCCCGTGCGCACCTCCACCGGCCAGGCCCAGGCCGTCTACCTGCCGACCGCCGCACCCGGCCTGGGCGACTCCGGCGTGATCATCGGCCGGGAGGTGTACAGCGGCAAGGGCTACATCTACGACCCGTTCCAGCTGTACGGGCAGCAGCTCCCCGCCCCGCACTGGCTGGTCCTCGGCGAGTCCGGCAACGGCAAGTCGGCGCTGGAGAAGACGTACGTCCTGCGCCAGCTCCGCTTCCGCGACCGCCAGGTCGTGGTCCTCGACGCGCAGGGCGAGGACGGCGTCGGCGAGTGGAACCTCATCGCCGAGCAGCTGGGCATCACCCCCGTCCGCCTCGACCCGATGGCCGCCCTCGACGACGGCATCCGCCTCAACCCGCTCGACCCCTCCATCACCACCACGGGCCAGCTCGCGCTGCTGCGCACCATCATCGAGGTCGCGATGGGCCACGGCCTCGACGAGCGGTCCGGTTTCGCGCTGAAGGTCGCCCACGCGTACGTCAACGAGACGGTCACCGACCGCCAGCCCGTCCTCACCGACATCGTCGAGCAACTGCGCCACCCCGAACCCGAGTCGGCGGAGGCGATGAACGTCGACATAGACGACGTACGCGCCTGGGGCCTCGACGTCGCGCTCGTCCTCGACCGGCTCGTCGACGGCGACCTGCGCGGCATGTTCGACGGCCCGACGACCGTCGGCATCGACCTCGACGCGCCGCTCATCGTCTTCGACCTGTCGCACATCGACCGCAACTCCATCGCCATGCCCATCCTCATGGCGATCGTCGGCGTGTGGCTGGAGCACACCTGGATCCGCCCCGACCGGAAGAAGCGCATCTTCCTCGTCGAGGAGGCCTGGCACATCATCAACAGCCCCTTCGTCGCGCAGCTCTTCCAGCGGCTGCTGAAGTTCGGCCGGCGCCTCGGCCTGTCCTTCGTCGCCGTCGTCCACCACCTCAGCGACGTGGTCGACGGAGCGGCGGCGCGGGAGGCCGCGGCGATCCTCAAAATGGCCTCCACCCGCACCGTCTACGCCCAGAAGGCCGACGAGGCACGCGCCACCGGCCGGGTGCTCGGCCTGCCCCGCTGGGCCGTGGAGATCATCCCGACCCTCACCCCCGGCATCGCCGTCTGGGACGTCAACGGCAACGTCCAGGTCGTCAAACACCTGATCACCGAGGCGGAACGGCCCCTCGTCTACACCGACCGCGCCATGACCGAATCGGCCCCGCCCGAGCTGCCCGAGGACGTCAAGGCCGCCGAATGGGAGGCGGAGCAGCGCGCGGCCCTCATGGAGCGGCAGATGAACGGCTCGCCCGAATCGACGGTGGCGTGA
- a CDS encoding SCO6880 family protein, giving the protein MTTQSHPITPRRTYLIGRARPNAIIGKNRETGEIALIIAGAFVGMMCGLLVPVLSLRIVLLVGFPMLALAAVYVPYRGRTFYRWYEVNRSYKRVLRRGTTYRSAAMEAGTRLDGREVEIGPPPGIGRINWLSAPFGPDEIAVLLHADRRTVTAAIEIEGPGVGLRDSEDQEALVDRFGTLLKHVANGDGFVTRIQMLARTLPADPDAHAKDVAQRGDPGAPRWLLDSYDQLLSMVSTSSEQHRAYLVACMHYTRELAAEAHAIARAARHTGGRRQRLDKDAGLAVVMARELTDICARLAEADIRVRQPLGQSRLASLVHSMYDPDHPIDHIQAMSRRNAWPAELDAVEPTYLKAKTRESTTRAPWCHATAWIKEWPMTPVGVNFLAPLLVHTPRRDPHGRRHHGPRTDRDRHRADAHREDQRRGRGEPRRQDEPHDRPPRHRRPRPARPAGRGPRQRRGGRQPRRVHHRLLPIPRGPRPGQADDQGVRRQVVPETGVVRPRAPPRLREHAPVRDRHPPVNRRPPHGARPPRRARAPRVPYEPTGRADRTIGA; this is encoded by the coding sequence GTGACGACCCAGTCCCATCCGATCACGCCCCGCCGCACGTATCTCATCGGCCGCGCCCGGCCGAACGCGATCATCGGCAAGAACCGCGAGACCGGCGAGATCGCCCTGATCATCGCCGGCGCGTTCGTCGGCATGATGTGCGGCCTCCTCGTCCCGGTCCTCTCCCTGCGCATCGTGCTGCTCGTCGGTTTCCCGATGCTCGCCCTCGCCGCCGTGTACGTCCCCTACCGCGGCCGCACCTTCTACCGCTGGTACGAGGTGAACCGCAGCTACAAGCGGGTCCTCCGCCGGGGCACCACGTACCGCTCCGCCGCCATGGAGGCCGGCACGCGCCTCGACGGCCGCGAGGTCGAGATCGGCCCCCCGCCGGGCATCGGCCGCATCAACTGGCTCTCCGCCCCCTTCGGCCCCGACGAGATCGCCGTACTCCTCCACGCCGACCGGCGCACCGTCACCGCCGCCATCGAGATCGAGGGCCCCGGCGTCGGCCTGCGCGACAGCGAGGACCAGGAAGCCCTGGTGGACCGCTTCGGCACCCTCCTCAAGCACGTCGCCAACGGGGACGGCTTCGTCACCCGCATCCAGATGCTCGCCCGCACCCTCCCCGCCGACCCCGACGCCCACGCCAAGGACGTCGCCCAGCGCGGCGACCCGGGCGCCCCGCGCTGGCTCCTCGACTCCTACGACCAGCTGCTCTCCATGGTGTCGACCTCCAGCGAGCAGCACCGCGCGTACCTCGTCGCCTGCATGCACTACACGCGCGAGCTGGCCGCCGAGGCCCACGCCATCGCCCGCGCCGCCCGCCACACCGGCGGCCGGCGGCAGCGGCTCGACAAGGACGCCGGACTCGCCGTCGTCATGGCCCGCGAGCTGACCGACATCTGCGCCCGCCTCGCCGAGGCCGACATCCGCGTCCGCCAGCCGCTGGGCCAGTCCCGCCTCGCGTCGCTCGTGCACTCCATGTACGACCCGGACCACCCGATCGACCACATCCAGGCCATGTCCAGGCGCAACGCCTGGCCGGCCGAGCTCGACGCCGTCGAACCGACGTACCTCAAGGCGAAGACCCGCGAGTCCACCACCCGCGCCCCCTGGTGCCACGCCACGGCCTGGATCAAGGAGTGGCCGATGACCCCGGTCGGCGTCAACTTCCTGGCGCCGCTGCTCGTCCACACCCCCCGACGTGATCCGCACGGTCGCCGTCACCATGGACCTCGAACCGACCGAGATCGCCATCGAGCGGATGCTCACCGAGAAGACCAACGACGAGGCCGAGGCGAGCCGCGCCGCCAAGATGAACCGCACGATCGACCCCCGCGACATCGCCGCCCACGGCCGGCTCGACCAGCGGGGCGAGGACCTCGCCAGCGGCGCGGCGGGCGTCAACCTCGTCGGGTACATCACCGTCTCCTCCCGATCCCCCGAGGCCCTCGCCCGGGACAAGCGGACGATCAGGGCGTCCGCCGGCAAGTCGTACCTGAAACTGGAGTGGTGCGACCGCGAGCACCACCGCGCCTTCGTGAACACGCTCCCGTTCGCGACCGGCATCCGCCGGTGAACCGGCGGCCGCCCCATGGGGCACGGCCGCCGCGCCGGGCACGGGCGCCGCGGGTGCCGTACGAGCCGACAGGACGAGCCGACAGGACGATAGGGGCCTGA